The following proteins are co-located in the Marispirochaeta aestuarii genome:
- the trxA gene encoding thioredoxin has translation MPVQLTKETFLEKVFNYEENKEWKFEGDKPAIIDFYADWCGPCKMVAPIMEELAQEYDGKIDVYKINTDEQQELAGAFGIQSIPSILFIPVDEQPQMAAGALPKETFKKVISDVLKVE, from the coding sequence ATGCCCGTACAACTTACCAAAGAGACATTCCTCGAAAAGGTTTTTAATTATGAAGAAAACAAAGAATGGAAGTTCGAAGGCGACAAGCCCGCAATAATCGACTTCTACGCCGACTGGTGCGGTCCCTGCAAGATGGTCGCCCCCATCATGGAGGAACTTGCCCAGGAATACGACGGCAAAATCGACGTTTACAAAATCAACACCGACGAGCAGCAGGAGCTGGCAGGGGCTTTCGGCATCCAGAGCATCCCCAGCATCCTCTTTATCCCCGTGGACGAACAGCCCCAGATGGCCGCCGGTGCACTCCCCAAGGAGACCTTCAAAAAGGTCATCAGCGACGTCCTCAAGGTAGAATAG
- the aspS gene encoding aspartate--tRNA ligase — MEHYKRTATCGQLSAADEGATVTLNGWVHRRRDHGGVQFIDLRDRYGLTQIVVDEDAAGEVKETAAELKFEYCIAVVGTVRSRLNPNPNIPTGEIELKAEKIEILSRCEVLPFMIDEKSDAREDLRLKFRYLDLRSFSMQRKIRLRHDVTFAVREFLNGEGFLEIETPTLIKSTPEGARDFIVPSRLHPGKVYALPQSPQLFKQILMVGGCDRYFQIARCYRDEDARGDRQLEFTQIDLEMSYVSKDDVFAVTEGMMAHIFKKTMNIDLPRPFPRLPYFEALDRFGSDKPELRFGMELQDFASFVSGSGFKVFEGVLESGGVIKALVAPGCAEYSRKQINELEETAKTYGAKGLAWMKVSDSGELDGGIAKFFAPRAQEILSSLEAGPGDLILCVADERHTACTSLGAVRLRLGRNLELIPEGTFNFCWIIDFPLFEWNSDEEKWDPAHHMFTMPQAQYLDTLEKNPGDVRADMYDLVCNGFELASGSIRVHDPEIQKRIFQIVGFSEEEAQNRFGFLLDAFRYGPPPHGGIAPGLDRLVMIMAGENSIREVIAFPKNTVGISPMDESPSPAEPDQYRELHLAAVPVQEKE; from the coding sequence ATGGAACACTACAAACGAACCGCTACCTGCGGACAGCTCAGCGCCGCCGATGAAGGCGCTACGGTTACTCTCAACGGATGGGTGCATCGCCGCCGCGACCACGGCGGGGTCCAGTTTATCGACCTCCGGGACCGCTATGGTCTGACCCAGATTGTTGTCGACGAAGACGCCGCCGGGGAGGTCAAAGAGACCGCGGCGGAACTCAAGTTTGAATACTGTATCGCCGTTGTCGGAACCGTCCGCAGTCGGCTTAATCCGAATCCCAATATTCCCACCGGCGAGATTGAGCTTAAGGCGGAAAAGATCGAAATCCTCTCCCGCTGCGAGGTCCTTCCCTTCATGATTGACGAGAAAAGCGACGCCAGGGAAGACCTGCGCCTGAAATTCCGCTACCTTGATCTGCGGTCCTTTTCGATGCAGCGCAAAATACGGCTGCGCCATGATGTTACCTTCGCGGTACGCGAGTTTCTGAACGGGGAGGGTTTTCTGGAAATAGAGACCCCGACCCTGATCAAATCCACCCCCGAAGGTGCCCGTGACTTCATCGTTCCCTCCCGGCTGCATCCCGGAAAGGTGTACGCCCTGCCCCAGTCGCCCCAGCTTTTCAAGCAGATCCTTATGGTCGGCGGCTGTGACCGTTATTTTCAGATCGCCCGCTGCTACCGCGACGAAGACGCCCGGGGAGACCGTCAGCTGGAGTTCACCCAGATCGACCTGGAGATGAGCTATGTTTCCAAGGACGACGTTTTCGCCGTCACCGAAGGGATGATGGCCCATATCTTCAAAAAAACCATGAACATCGATCTGCCCCGCCCCTTTCCCCGGCTTCCCTACTTTGAAGCCCTGGACCGCTTCGGCAGCGATAAACCGGAACTCCGCTTCGGCATGGAACTCCAGGACTTCGCCTCCTTTGTTTCCGGGTCAGGATTCAAGGTCTTCGAAGGCGTGCTGGAATCCGGTGGAGTAATAAAGGCCCTGGTTGCACCGGGCTGCGCCGAATACTCCCGCAAACAGATCAACGAACTTGAAGAGACTGCAAAAACCTACGGCGCCAAGGGCCTGGCCTGGATGAAGGTAAGCGACTCCGGCGAGCTTGACGGCGGCATCGCCAAATTTTTCGCCCCCCGGGCACAGGAGATCCTTTCCAGCCTCGAGGCCGGGCCCGGAGACCTTATTCTCTGCGTCGCAGATGAACGTCATACCGCCTGCACCTCCCTGGGGGCCGTACGCCTGCGTCTGGGCCGCAACCTGGAACTGATTCCCGAGGGGACCTTCAACTTCTGCTGGATAATCGATTTTCCTCTCTTCGAATGGAACAGCGACGAAGAGAAATGGGACCCTGCACACCACATGTTCACCATGCCCCAGGCACAGTACCTGGACACCCTGGAAAAGAATCCCGGGGATGTCCGGGCCGACATGTACGACCTGGTCTGCAACGGGTTTGAGCTGGCTTCCGGCTCCATCAGGGTCCACGATCCGGAGATCCAGAAACGGATTTTCCAGATCGTCGGCTTCAGCGAGGAGGAGGCCCAGAACCGTTTCGGTTTTCTGCTGGACGCCTTCCGCTACGGACCGCCGCCCCACGGCGGGATCGCTCCGGGACTCGACCGGCTGGTAATGATCATGGCCGGAGAGAACTCGATCCGCGAGGTGATCGCTTTCCCGAAAAACACGGTGGGAATCTCTCCCATGGACGAGTCTCCTTCTCCGGCGGAACCGGATCAGTACCGGGAACTGCACCTGGCGGCTGTCCCCGTACAGGAAAAGGAGTAA
- a CDS encoding sulfide/dihydroorotate dehydrogenase-like FAD/NAD-binding protein, whose product MKKILAKEQLSEEVFRMKFEAPHIARERKAGQFIIIQLDSEFGERIPLTIADADPDEGSVTIIFQTVGRTTHLLADLEVGDHIANVLGPLGHPTHIDNFGTVVCVGGGIGVAPMHPIAQALKAAGNRVIIIMGARNRDLIIMEDEMKKIADELIICTDDGSYGRKDLVTVPLKEICERDPKPDMAVAIGPPIMMKFCAETTRPYEVHTVVSLNTIMVDGTGMCGGCRVTVGGETKFVCVDGPEFDGHKVDFDNMMLRLGSYKEQETLDHEQCHLEMEIKERGLDKE is encoded by the coding sequence ATGAAAAAGATACTTGCCAAAGAGCAGCTGTCCGAGGAAGTCTTTCGGATGAAGTTCGAAGCCCCCCACATTGCACGGGAACGCAAGGCTGGTCAGTTCATCATTATTCAGCTCGACTCGGAGTTCGGCGAACGCATTCCCCTTACCATCGCCGATGCAGACCCGGACGAGGGCAGCGTAACCATAATCTTTCAGACCGTTGGACGCACCACCCATCTTCTGGCGGACCTCGAAGTCGGAGATCATATAGCAAACGTACTGGGACCCCTGGGGCACCCCACCCATATCGATAACTTCGGCACCGTCGTCTGCGTGGGCGGCGGTATCGGCGTCGCTCCCATGCATCCCATTGCCCAGGCCCTGAAGGCTGCTGGCAACAGGGTTATCATCATCATGGGTGCCAGAAACAGGGACCTCATCATAATGGAAGATGAGATGAAAAAGATCGCCGATGAGCTGATCATCTGTACCGACGACGGCAGCTACGGCCGCAAGGACCTTGTTACCGTCCCCCTGAAGGAAATCTGCGAACGGGATCCGAAACCCGACATGGCTGTGGCCATCGGTCCTCCCATCATGATGAAATTCTGCGCCGAAACCACCCGGCCCTATGAAGTCCACACCGTAGTCAGCCTGAACACCATCATGGTGGACGGCACCGGAATGTGCGGCGGCTGCCGGGTAACCGTCGGAGGGGAGACCAAGTTCGTCTGCGTCGACGGCCCCGAGTTCGACGGACACAAGGTCGACTTCGACAACATGATGCTCCGACTGGGCTCCTACAAGGAGCAGGAAACCCTGGATCACGAACAGTGTCACCTGGAAATGGAAATCAAGGAACGAGGACTGGACAAGGAATGA
- a CDS encoding DNA topoisomerase IV subunit B, which translates to MAKQAVQTEKKQAVYDESKIKTLSSLEHIRLRTGMYIGRLGDGSNMDDGIYILIKEVVDNAIDEYIMGHGSRVEMSLKKDTVTVRDYGRGIPLGKVIDCVSVINTGAKYNDEVFQFSVGLNGVGTKAVNALSSSFTVTSFREGRYFQASFSRGSLLDSKEGKSTEKNGTLVEFVPDSEIFGEYAFNQEYIEQRFWNYACLNSGLTLVLNGQKFYSANGLKDLLNAEVGEDRIYDEAYFKGDRIEFAFTHTQNYGETYFSFVNGQFTSDGGTHQSAFREGILKGVNEFYKKNYSGVDVRDGIAGAIAVKLTNPIFESQTKNKLGNTEIRGWIVGEVKSGVVDFLHKNNSASKRLEEKIVSNEKLRKELNAVKKEAKEAAKKIALKIPNLKDSKYHLGDKKGDESTLFITEGASASGSMVSSRDPYTQAIFSLRGKCQNMYSRKRADIYKNEELYNMMMALGIENGIEGLRYGRVVIATDADHDGFHIRNLLMTFFLTFFEELVVSERVYILETPLFRVRNKKETRYCYSPREKEEALQQISSPEVTRFKGLGEISPKEFGQFIGPDIRLVKVNIKSLKNINNTLGFFMGKNTPERRDYIMENLI; encoded by the coding sequence ATGGCAAAACAGGCAGTACAGACAGAAAAGAAGCAGGCCGTCTACGACGAAAGCAAGATAAAAACCCTCAGTTCCCTCGAGCATATACGTCTCAGAACGGGTATGTATATCGGGCGGCTGGGAGACGGTTCCAATATGGACGACGGTATCTACATCCTCATCAAGGAGGTTGTGGATAACGCCATCGACGAATACATCATGGGCCATGGCAGTCGTGTCGAGATGTCCCTCAAGAAAGACACGGTCACTGTACGGGATTACGGACGGGGTATTCCTCTGGGCAAGGTTATAGACTGTGTATCCGTCATCAATACGGGGGCAAAATATAACGACGAGGTGTTTCAGTTCTCCGTAGGATTAAACGGAGTGGGAACCAAGGCGGTCAATGCCCTCTCTTCCAGCTTTACCGTTACCAGTTTTCGTGAGGGCAGGTATTTTCAGGCTTCCTTCTCCCGGGGTTCCCTGCTGGACAGCAAGGAGGGAAAGAGCACTGAGAAGAACGGCACCCTGGTTGAGTTTGTTCCCGATTCGGAAATTTTTGGGGAATACGCCTTTAACCAGGAATACATTGAGCAGCGCTTCTGGAATTACGCCTGCCTGAACTCGGGACTTACCCTGGTTCTGAACGGGCAGAAGTTCTATTCCGCCAATGGTCTCAAGGATCTCCTGAATGCCGAGGTGGGGGAGGACAGAATCTATGACGAGGCCTACTTCAAGGGAGACCGCATCGAGTTCGCTTTTACCCATACCCAGAACTACGGGGAAACCTACTTTTCCTTCGTCAACGGGCAGTTCACCTCCGACGGAGGTACCCATCAGAGCGCCTTCCGGGAGGGGATCCTGAAAGGGGTCAACGAGTTCTATAAGAAGAACTACTCCGGCGTGGATGTCCGGGACGGTATCGCCGGAGCCATAGCCGTCAAGCTGACCAATCCCATCTTTGAAAGCCAGACAAAAAACAAGCTGGGGAATACGGAAATCCGCGGATGGATCGTCGGTGAGGTAAAATCCGGGGTGGTGGACTTCCTGCACAAGAACAATTCCGCCTCCAAGCGACTGGAAGAGAAGATCGTCTCCAACGAGAAGCTCCGCAAGGAACTGAATGCGGTCAAGAAAGAGGCCAAGGAGGCAGCGAAAAAGATCGCCCTGAAGATCCCCAACCTCAAGGACAGCAAGTATCACCTGGGAGACAAAAAGGGGGATGAGTCGACCCTCTTTATTACCGAAGGGGCCTCCGCGTCAGGCTCCATGGTATCCAGTCGTGACCCCTATACCCAGGCCATATTCTCCCTTCGTGGCAAGTGTCAGAACATGTACTCCCGCAAGCGCGCTGACATCTATAAAAACGAAGAGCTCTACAACATGATGATGGCCCTGGGAATAGAGAACGGAATCGAGGGGCTGCGGTACGGCCGGGTTGTAATAGCCACCGATGCCGACCATGACGGTTTTCATATCCGCAACCTGCTGATGACCTTTTTTCTGACCTTCTTTGAGGAGCTTGTGGTCTCCGAAAGGGTCTATATCCTGGAGACTCCCCTGTTCCGGGTGCGCAACAAGAAGGAGACCCGCTACTGCTACTCCCCCAGGGAGAAGGAAGAGGCGCTGCAGCAGATAAGTTCCCCCGAGGTTACCCGCTTCAAGGGGCTTGGAGAGATCTCTCCGAAGGAGTTCGGGCAGTTCATCGGGCCGGATATACGCCTGGTCAAGGTCAATATCAAATCCCTGAAAAACATCAACAATACCCTGGGATTCTTTATGGGTAAGAATACCCCCGAGCGCCGGGATTATATAATGGAGAACCTGATTTAA
- a CDS encoding DNA topoisomerase IV subunit A: protein MAYVQKLFDSNFMEYASYVIKDRAIPNIEDGFKPVQRRILHSLFEMDDGKFHKVANVVGHCMKYHPHGDASIYSALVVLANKDLFIEKQGNFGNIYTGDPASAARYIECRLLPLAKKVLYFPEITDYDDSYDGRNREPLIFPAKIPVVLIQGTEGIAVGMSTRILPHNFVEVLEALKAALKGEKMTLYPDFPTGGIIDVADYQDGMGKVLVRAKLDTSDPKRIVVRELPFGTTSDTLIASVENAARKGKLKIGSISDYTAENVEIEIKLARGVHTQEVLDALYAFTDCETSISVNSLVIIDNKPVLVPISKIIEFHAGFIIKVLKAELKIEEGRLRDKIHARTLERIFIEERIYKRIEDKKTQSGVMKAVHTGLEPFQDEIRREVTDEDVERLLKIPIRRISLYDIEKARRELQELDARLKEVRANLKDLTGYALGFLDRLIEDHGSVYPRLSTIKSFEKVDVREAAQRDLDLRYDPDTGYLGYGIKTGKVMFQVSPYDRVLVIRKNGSYSVIDVPERLFVDKGMLCCVLAEKERLAKLVFTVLYVDKATRYAYIKRCRIEQYILNKGYTLIPEDALGIKLTTQKEKVGVQVSYKPKPRMKILEETFPLEDFVVKGVKAGGVRLAAKEVRSAKFVRQSTGGNGKSGLQSKKAASKKRTGSKD from the coding sequence ATGGCCTACGTACAGAAGCTTTTCGACAGCAACTTTATGGAGTACGCCTCCTACGTTATCAAGGACCGGGCTATTCCCAATATCGAGGATGGCTTCAAGCCGGTTCAGCGCCGGATTCTCCACTCCCTTTTCGAGATGGACGACGGTAAATTCCACAAGGTGGCAAATGTCGTTGGCCACTGCATGAAGTACCATCCCCATGGGGACGCCTCGATCTACTCCGCCCTCGTGGTCCTGGCCAACAAGGACCTCTTTATCGAGAAACAGGGGAACTTCGGGAACATCTATACCGGGGATCCGGCCTCTGCGGCCCGATATATCGAGTGTCGGCTCCTGCCTCTTGCAAAAAAGGTCCTCTATTTTCCCGAGATAACCGATTACGACGATTCCTACGACGGCCGAAACAGGGAGCCTCTGATTTTCCCCGCCAAGATTCCGGTGGTGCTGATTCAGGGGACCGAAGGGATTGCGGTGGGTATGTCCACCAGGATCCTCCCCCATAACTTTGTCGAGGTCCTGGAGGCTCTCAAAGCTGCCCTTAAGGGGGAGAAAATGACCCTGTATCCCGATTTTCCCACCGGCGGGATTATAGATGTGGCCGACTATCAGGACGGAATGGGAAAGGTCCTGGTCAGGGCCAAGCTGGACACCTCGGATCCCAAGCGTATCGTGGTGCGGGAGCTACCCTTCGGGACGACTTCGGATACCCTGATCGCTTCGGTGGAGAATGCCGCCCGGAAAGGCAAGCTCAAGATCGGCAGCATCAGCGATTATACGGCGGAAAATGTAGAGATCGAGATAAAACTTGCCCGTGGGGTCCATACCCAGGAGGTACTGGATGCCCTCTATGCCTTTACCGACTGTGAAACCTCCATCTCCGTCAATTCCCTGGTCATTATAGACAATAAGCCGGTCCTGGTACCGATTTCAAAGATCATAGAGTTTCATGCAGGGTTCATCATCAAGGTCTTGAAGGCGGAACTGAAGATCGAAGAAGGGCGGCTCAGGGACAAGATCCATGCCCGGACCCTGGAGAGAATCTTTATCGAGGAACGGATCTACAAGCGTATAGAGGACAAAAAGACCCAGAGCGGCGTCATGAAGGCGGTGCACACGGGGCTTGAACCTTTTCAGGACGAGATTCGCAGGGAGGTGACCGACGAGGACGTTGAACGTCTCCTGAAAATCCCGATTCGCCGTATCTCACTGTATGATATCGAAAAGGCCCGCAGGGAACTCCAGGAGCTGGATGCCCGGCTCAAGGAGGTACGGGCCAATCTGAAGGACCTGACCGGCTATGCCCTGGGCTTCCTGGACAGGCTTATTGAGGACCACGGTTCTGTCTATCCCAGGCTGTCGACGATAAAATCCTTCGAGAAGGTCGATGTCCGGGAGGCGGCTCAGCGTGACCTGGACCTGCGTTATGATCCGGATACCGGCTACCTGGGGTACGGAATTAAAACCGGCAAGGTAATGTTCCAGGTTTCCCCCTATGACAGGGTCCTGGTTATACGGAAGAACGGCTCCTATTCGGTAATCGATGTTCCCGAGCGTCTTTTTGTTGACAAAGGAATGCTGTGTTGCGTTCTTGCGGAAAAGGAACGCCTTGCCAAGCTGGTCTTTACTGTCCTGTATGTTGATAAGGCCACCCGCTATGCCTATATCAAACGCTGCAGGATTGAACAGTACATTCTGAACAAGGGCTATACCCTGATTCCTGAGGATGCCCTGGGTATAAAACTGACCACCCAGAAGGAGAAGGTGGGTGTTCAGGTCAGTTATAAACCCAAACCGCGCATGAAGATTCTGGAAGAGACTTTTCCGCTTGAGGATTTTGTCGTCAAGGGCGTCAAGGCCGGGGGTGTGCGTCTGGCCGCCAAGGAGGTCCGGAGCGCCAAATTCGTTCGTCAGAGTACTGGCGGGAACGGAAAAAGCGGGCTACAATCTAAAAAAGCCGCTTCAAAAAAGCGGACCGGCAGTAAAGACTGA
- a CDS encoding sll1863 family stress response protein has product MKEEDKEKLKSNINSTIDKVDAKLEELKARRKELSGEIRRQIDTRIAELEKKRKELVAQSSEFGKSAGEAARDLSEGLKSALKDLEAGVSAAWKEFRKH; this is encoded by the coding sequence ATGAAAGAAGAAGATAAGGAAAAACTGAAAAGCAACATCAACAGCACCATCGACAAGGTTGACGCAAAACTGGAGGAGCTGAAAGCCAGGAGGAAGGAACTCTCGGGAGAAATTCGCAGACAGATCGATACCCGCATAGCGGAACTGGAGAAAAAACGGAAGGAACTTGTTGCCCAGTCATCGGAGTTCGGCAAATCCGCCGGAGAAGCGGCACGGGACCTGAGCGAAGGACTCAAGAGCGCTCTCAAGGACCTGGAGGCCGGGGTCTCAGCCGCCTGGAAAGAGTTCCGTAAGCACTAG
- the rsmI gene encoding 16S rRNA (cytidine(1402)-2'-O)-methyltransferase: protein MGSLFIVATPIGNLGDITFRAVEVLKNVEVIACEDTRQTVKLLNAYGIRKHLMSCRAGNEAKAAEKLVEHLSGGADVAYASDAGTPGLSDPGAVLCNLVRDAGFPVVPLPGASAFAALISVAGFGGRTVTFDGFMSPREGRRKRRLAELLEREENFILYESPFRILKLLKNLAELAPDRRICLGREMTKIHEEFLRGYPADILTELGERSSIKGEFAIMVEGRNFSQSYGENDDNVSERKG from the coding sequence GTGGGTAGCCTCTTTATTGTTGCAACACCGATCGGAAACCTGGGGGACATAACCTTCAGGGCGGTGGAAGTTCTGAAGAATGTGGAAGTAATTGCCTGCGAGGATACCCGGCAGACCGTCAAGCTGCTGAATGCCTACGGTATTCGGAAGCATCTGATGAGCTGCAGGGCCGGAAACGAGGCTAAAGCGGCGGAAAAGCTTGTGGAGCACCTCTCCGGGGGCGCCGATGTCGCCTATGCATCCGACGCGGGTACTCCGGGATTGAGCGATCCGGGGGCGGTTTTGTGTAACCTTGTCCGGGATGCCGGTTTTCCGGTCGTCCCTCTGCCCGGGGCTTCAGCTTTTGCTGCGCTGATCAGTGTGGCAGGCTTCGGAGGACGAACGGTTACCTTCGACGGCTTTATGAGCCCCAGGGAGGGGAGGCGCAAGCGGAGACTGGCTGAACTGCTTGAGCGGGAAGAGAATTTTATTCTCTACGAGTCTCCTTTCCGTATCCTTAAGCTTCTAAAGAATCTTGCGGAGCTTGCCCCGGATCGCAGAATCTGCCTGGGCAGGGAGATGACCAAGATCCACGAGGAGTTTTTGCGGGGGTACCCGGCGGACATCTTGACAGAACTTGGCGAACGGTCCAGCATTAAGGGAGAGTTCGCAATTATGGTTGAGGGAAGGAATTTTTCTCAATCTTATGGGGAAAATGACGATAATGTCAGTGAAAGGAAGGGATGA
- the tkt gene encoding transketolase — protein MHIDSLKAVALSVRALSMDGVQKANSGHPGLPMGCAELGALLYGEVLKHNPADSGWFDRDRFVLSAGHGSMFLYSLLHLSGYKLPLEELKKFRQLGSKTPGHPEYGWTDGVETTTGPLGAGFSNAVGMAIAESMLAAKFNTSEHKVVDHYTYALSGDGCMMEGITSEAASLAGHLGLGRLIVFYDSNKISIEGNTDITFTESVADRYRAYNWQVLEGDMYDFAGMAGLIEKAKAEGGKPSLIILKSVIGKGSPNKAGSHDVHGAPLGTDEVKATRKNLGIPEDAEFYIAPKAVEYFKGKKADFQAAQDEWQAVFDAWAKANPELKKEWDQWMAGIPDLSGIKWPEYKVGDSAATRSASGSAMKAIAAALGNFMGGSADLEPSNKTGLGQGDYSRENRSGRTLRFGVREHAMGGIANGIALHGGLRTFCATFLVFADYMRPPVRLANLMKLPVTYVFTHDSIYVGEDGPTHQPVEHLESLRIIPGMTVLRPGDGEETNVAWEMALEKTDGPVALALTRQNLSVYEKADKDWQKTMRKGAYIVKEVDGMPDVVLVATGSEVNLALKAADMSGKKVRVVSMPSRETFLKQDAAFRKSILPEGVKTVVAETGIVNGWEGIASDADSVLCMKSFGESGPAGDVEKHFGFVPENLAKLL, from the coding sequence ATGCATATTGATTCCCTGAAGGCCGTTGCATTGAGCGTACGCGCCCTGTCGATGGACGGTGTCCAGAAGGCGAACTCCGGGCATCCGGGGCTTCCCATGGGCTGCGCGGAGCTCGGGGCACTGCTGTACGGCGAAGTTTTAAAGCACAATCCCGCTGATTCCGGGTGGTTTGACCGGGATCGTTTTGTTCTTTCCGCGGGCCACGGCTCGATGTTTCTCTACAGCCTGCTGCATCTGTCGGGCTACAAGCTGCCTCTGGAGGAGCTGAAGAAGTTCCGGCAGCTCGGTTCGAAAACCCCGGGACACCCGGAGTACGGCTGGACCGACGGGGTCGAGACTACCACGGGTCCCCTGGGAGCTGGATTCTCCAATGCCGTGGGAATGGCGATTGCGGAGTCCATGCTGGCTGCGAAGTTCAATACCTCTGAACACAAAGTGGTGGACCATTACACCTACGCCCTGTCCGGAGACGGCTGCATGATGGAGGGGATCACCTCCGAGGCGGCTTCCCTGGCGGGACACCTGGGACTGGGCAGGCTGATCGTTTTTTACGACTCCAACAAGATCAGCATAGAGGGGAATACCGACATTACCTTTACCGAGAGCGTCGCCGATCGCTACCGGGCCTACAACTGGCAGGTCCTGGAAGGTGACATGTACGATTTTGCGGGGATGGCCGGGCTGATTGAGAAGGCGAAGGCCGAGGGCGGAAAGCCCAGCCTGATTATCCTGAAGTCGGTAATCGGTAAAGGGTCGCCCAACAAGGCGGGCAGCCATGATGTTCACGGCGCACCCCTGGGGACGGATGAGGTGAAAGCTACCCGGAAAAACCTGGGAATTCCTGAGGATGCTGAATTCTACATTGCTCCGAAGGCCGTTGAATACTTCAAGGGCAAAAAGGCTGATTTTCAGGCCGCCCAGGATGAATGGCAGGCTGTTTTTGACGCCTGGGCGAAGGCAAACCCGGAGCTGAAGAAGGAGTGGGATCAGTGGATGGCCGGGATTCCCGACCTTTCGGGTATCAAGTGGCCTGAGTACAAGGTGGGTGATTCAGCGGCAACCCGGAGTGCATCGGGTTCCGCCATGAAGGCGATTGCCGCAGCCCTGGGTAATTTTATGGGCGGTTCGGCGGACCTTGAGCCTTCCAACAAGACCGGCCTTGGACAAGGGGATTACAGCCGGGAGAACCGCTCCGGCAGAACCCTGCGTTTCGGTGTCCGGGAACATGCCATGGGGGGCATTGCCAACGGTATTGCCCTTCACGGAGGTCTGCGTACCTTCTGCGCCACCTTCCTGGTATTTGCCGACTACATGCGGCCCCCGGTACGGCTGGCGAACCTGATGAAGCTGCCGGTTACCTATGTGTTTACCCACGACTCCATCTACGTGGGCGAGGACGGGCCTACTCATCAGCCGGTGGAGCACCTGGAGTCCCTGAGGATTATTCCCGGCATGACCGTCCTGCGACCCGGAGACGGTGAGGAGACCAACGTTGCCTGGGAGATGGCTCTGGAAAAGACCGACGGACCGGTGGCCCTTGCTTTGACCCGGCAGAACCTGAGCGTTTACGAGAAGGCGGACAAGGACTGGCAGAAAACCATGCGCAAAGGGGCCTACATAGTCAAAGAGGTCGACGGTATGCCCGACGTGGTGCTGGTTGCAACGGGTTCCGAGGTCAATCTGGCACTGAAAGCTGCGGATATGTCCGGCAAAAAGGTACGGGTGGTTTCCATGCCTTCCCGGGAGACCTTTCTTAAGCAGGATGCGGCTTTCCGTAAGTCCATTCTGCCGGAAGGCGTAAAGACCGTCGTGGCTGAGACGGGGATTGTCAACGGTTGGGAAGGAATTGCCAGCGACGCGGATTCTGTGCTCTGTATGAAGTCCTTTGGTGAGTCCGGACCCGCAGGAGACGTGGAAAAGCATTTCGGCTTTGTTCCGGAGAACCTGGCAAAGCTGCTGTAA